The Ignatzschineria rhizosphaerae genome contains a region encoding:
- a CDS encoding phage tail tape measure protein, producing the protein MAKNLELKVVLSAIDKMTGPLRGIGQQSKRLSQGYREDMRGYNQTLKQTETALKGVRETQRKMVAAGNHNTGATIKAEQALVQRIEQTNAAIAQRKSLMDREIATIRKRQEALDRGQSQMRSGAMNIAKAGAMGYAGARFLAEGVDFDSTMSRVHALTRLDKDSEELKALRDQAKHLGATTWATSSQAAEGQAFYAMAGFTPENIMKAMPGTLDLARASGLEIGRAADIGSNILQGFGLDASEMDRVGDVLVGTFTRTNVNMEMLGDTMRYVAPIAKGLGVSLEETAAMTGILGNVGIQGTQAGTAMRAIFSRLAAGPSMATKALKQIGIKTSDKDGNLKNPIELLGEVIQKTQKMGNTERLRVLKAIAGQEAATAFMALTEKSSLEDIKRIYEEISNNQGESREVSEKMADNLAGDYQKLSSGWSDIRIAIFEINNKGLRKTVQFITEIVNKIGEWVKENPRIVAVLSMAAAGGMTLLGVIGSLQLAMGAFNLVVLANPVVALIGAVIVGLTTLFMYRKEIWGFFKSFAAAPRVYINKAISFLLNLRSTIIGFLKEIPLIGPIFAAVFEYATKPFEWLMESIKWINNRWIAPQFETKNVTGFTSFLREGLAYIKDFRQSIIHLLLDIPVIGPVLGFVFEKMTFMFDIMSGLMGYVIDGLEWIGNMFVAPSFDLSGITGFFDLIRSCIDYLLDLRNNVSDLLNEIPLIGPALSFVFDLLTFPFALLMQAIKKVMEMFEWVGDNWHIMQGWLVGLWENVKSAMQPVVELFTMLIDLISQMINGIKELFSFEAPEWMKKTGSIIGDATSSTYDYFADSMKYTFGSIADFVFDRDETAVRNATSLMKDYALIGGASIVAASPVTNTNNQTNHVEINVTAQTNASAAIIATETVNQLRSTGLIGDMR; encoded by the coding sequence GATGGTGGCAGCAGGGAACCACAATACCGGCGCAACCATAAAAGCAGAGCAAGCATTAGTACAACGCATTGAACAAACTAATGCAGCAATCGCACAGCGAAAGAGCTTGATGGATCGTGAAATTGCAACGATTAGAAAACGGCAAGAAGCACTAGATCGTGGACAATCACAAATGCGATCTGGAGCGATGAATATCGCTAAAGCAGGGGCAATGGGATATGCCGGTGCAAGATTTTTAGCAGAAGGTGTTGATTTTGATTCTACGATGAGTCGAGTTCATGCCTTAACACGCCTGGATAAAGATAGTGAAGAATTAAAAGCATTACGAGATCAGGCAAAACATCTAGGGGCGACGACTTGGGCTACATCATCGCAAGCGGCAGAAGGGCAAGCCTTTTACGCTATGGCAGGATTTACGCCAGAAAACATTATGAAAGCGATGCCAGGAACATTGGATCTCGCAAGAGCTTCTGGGCTTGAGATTGGTAGAGCGGCAGATATTGGCTCTAACATTTTGCAAGGCTTTGGTTTAGATGCATCGGAGATGGATCGGGTTGGTGACGTTCTGGTCGGTACATTTACTCGTACTAACGTTAACATGGAGATGTTGGGCGATACGATGCGTTATGTTGCGCCGATTGCCAAGGGCTTAGGCGTTTCATTAGAAGAAACAGCGGCAATGACTGGGATACTTGGGAACGTCGGTATTCAAGGCACGCAAGCGGGTACTGCAATGCGAGCAATCTTCAGTAGATTAGCGGCAGGTCCAAGCATGGCCACAAAAGCTTTAAAACAGATTGGGATTAAGACGAGTGATAAAGATGGCAACCTTAAAAATCCGATAGAGCTTTTAGGGGAAGTGATCCAAAAGACTCAGAAGATGGGAAATACTGAGCGCTTACGAGTGCTTAAAGCAATTGCCGGACAGGAAGCTGCAACGGCATTTATGGCTTTGACAGAGAAATCGAGCTTAGAAGATATTAAGCGGATCTATGAGGAAATCTCCAATAACCAAGGGGAAAGCCGAGAAGTATCAGAAAAGATGGCAGATAACCTTGCCGGTGATTATCAAAAGCTCTCTTCTGGTTGGTCGGATATCCGTATTGCGATCTTTGAAATCAATAATAAGGGTTTAAGAAAAACGGTCCAATTCATCACGGAGATCGTGAATAAAATTGGGGAATGGGTCAAAGAGAATCCGCGAATTGTTGCTGTATTAAGTATGGCTGCAGCAGGGGGAATGACACTTTTAGGCGTGATTGGCTCATTACAATTAGCGATGGGAGCATTTAATCTTGTTGTGTTGGCAAACCCCGTTGTCGCTCTGATAGGGGCTGTGATTGTCGGATTAACGACACTTTTTATGTATCGCAAGGAGATCTGGGGTTTCTTTAAATCCTTTGCTGCAGCGCCGAGAGTCTACATTAATAAAGCAATCTCCTTCCTACTGAATTTACGTAGTACCATTATTGGCTTTTTAAAAGAAATTCCGCTTATTGGACCTATTTTTGCTGCTGTTTTTGAATATGCAACAAAGCCTTTTGAATGGCTGATGGAGTCCATTAAATGGATTAATAATAGATGGATAGCTCCACAGTTTGAGACTAAAAATGTGACAGGTTTTACAAGCTTCCTGAGAGAAGGGCTTGCTTATATCAAGGACTTTAGGCAGAGCATTATTCACTTGTTATTAGATATTCCTGTCATTGGGCCGGTGCTCGGATTTGTATTTGAAAAAATGACATTCATGTTCGATATTATGAGTGGTTTAATGGGTTACGTGATTGATGGCTTAGAGTGGATCGGGAATATGTTTGTCGCCCCTAGCTTTGATTTATCAGGGATCACGGGGTTCTTTGATCTTATAAGATCTTGTATCGATTATCTTTTGGATCTTCGTAATAACGTCAGTGATTTATTAAATGAGATTCCGCTGATTGGTCCCGCTTTGAGTTTTGTATTTGATCTTCTAACATTCCCCTTTGCCTTATTAATGCAAGCGATAAAAAAAGTGATGGAGATGTTTGAGTGGGTTGGTGATAACTGGCACATCATGCAAGGCTGGTTGGTAGGACTTTGGGAGAATGTTAAAAGTGCGATGCAACCGGTTGTTGAGCTTTTTACGATGTTGATAGATCTTATTTCACAGATGATTAATGGCATTAAAGAGTTATTCTCTTTTGAAGCCCCTGAGTGGATGAAGAAAACGGGGAGTATTATCGGTGATGCTACGAGTAGCACCTATGATTATTTTGCCGATAGTATGAAATACACCTTTGGTTCAATTGCTGATTTTGTGTTTGATCGAGATGAAACTGCAGTCCGTAATGCGACCTCGTTAATGAAAGATTACGCCCTTATCGGCGGTGCTTCGATTGTTGCAGCAAGCCCTGTAACGAATACCAATAATCAGACAAACCACGTTGAGATTAATGTAACGGCTCAAACGAATGCCTCGGCGGCTATTATTGCCACAGAAACGGTGAATCAGCTACGAAGCACAGGATTAATAGGAGATATGCGATGA
- a CDS encoding phage tail protein, with protein MTQLIWGFVLFQANSLIYNELNKSTNYKHVQNERIGKRAANQFLGPGDEIITIPGKLAPIITGGRTTLQILKAQADTGLPYPLIEGNGLAHGFYVLTSIEENSKYHLADGRPKIIDYTITLKRVGNDKIDFSQIAVGLGGLL; from the coding sequence ATGACACAGCTTATTTGGGGATTTGTACTCTTTCAGGCAAATTCATTGATCTATAACGAACTTAATAAAAGCACAAACTACAAGCATGTGCAAAATGAGCGAATCGGCAAGCGTGCGGCTAATCAATTCTTGGGCCCTGGGGATGAGATTATTACGATTCCCGGCAAGCTTGCGCCGATTATTACCGGCGGTAGAACGACACTGCAGATATTAAAAGCGCAGGCAGATACAGGGTTGCCGTATCCACTCATCGAAGGGAATGGGCTTGCACATGGCTTTTATGTGTTAACGAGTATTGAGGAGAACTCAAAGTATCACTTAGCAGATGGACGGCCCAAGATCATTGACTACACGATCACCTTAAAACGGGTAGGGAATGACAAGATTGATTTTTCACAGATTGCCGTAGGATTGGGAGGGCTTCTATGA